From the genome of Accipiter gentilis unplaced genomic scaffold, bAccGen1.1, whole genome shotgun sequence, one region includes:
- the PPP4C gene encoding serine/threonine-protein phosphatase 4 catalytic subunit isoform X2, which yields MGELSDLDRQIEQLRRCELIKESEVKALCAKAREILVEESNVQRVDSPVTVCGDIHGQFYDLKELFRVGGDVPETNYLFMGDFVDRGFYSVETFLLLLALKVRYPDRITLIRGNHESRQITQVYGFYDECLRKYGSVTVWRYCTEIFDYLSLSAIIDGKIFCVHGGLSPSIQTLDQIRTIDRKQEVPHDGPMCDLLWSDPEDTTGWGVSPRGAGYLFGSDVVAQFNASNDIDMICRAHQLVMEGYKWHFNETVLTVWSAPNYCYRCGNVAAILELDEHLQKEFIIFEAAPQETRGIPSKKPVADYFL from the exons ATGGGGGAGCTGAGCGACCTGGACCGGCAGATCGAGCAGTTACGGCGCTGCGAGCTGATCAAGGAGAGCGAGGTGAAAGCCCTCTGCGCCAAAGCCCG GGAGATTTTGGTGGAGGAGAGCAACGTTCAGCGGGTCGATTCGCCCGTCACC GTGTGCGGCGACATCCACGGGCAGTTCTATGATCTCAAGGAGCTCTTCAGG GTTGGCGGGGACGTCCCCGAGACCAACTATTTGTTCATGGGGGACTTCGTGGATCGGGGTTTCTACAGCGTCGAGaccttcttgctgctgctggccctCAAG GTCCGTTATCCCGACCGCATCACGCTGATCCGGGGGAACCACGAGAGCCGGCAGATCACCCAGGTCTACGGTTTTTACGACGAGTGCCTACGGAAATACGGTTCCGTCACCGTTTGGCGCTACTGCACCGAGATCTTCGACTACCTCAGCCTCTCCGCCATCATCGACGGCAAG ATCTTTTGCGTGCACGGGGGCCTCTCGCCTTCCATCCAGACGCTGGACCAGATCCGCACCATCGACCGCAAGCAGGAGGTGCCCCACGACGGTCCCATGTGCGACCTCCTCTGGTCCGACCCCGAGG ACACGACGGGCTGGGGCGTGTCCCCGCGGGGGGCCGGCTACCTGTTCGGCAGCGACGTGGTGGCCCAGTTCAACGCTTCCAACGACATCGACATGATCTGCCGCGCCCACCAGCTCGTCATGGAAGGCTACAAGTGGCACTTCAACGAGACCGTCCTCACCGTCTGGTCCGCCCCCAACTACTGCTACAG GTGCGGGAACGTGGCGGCCATCTTGGAGCTGGACGAGCACCTGCAGAAGGAGTTCATCATCTTCGAGGCGGCGCCGCAGGAGACGCGGGGGATCCCCTCCAAGAAGCCGGTGGCCGACTACTTCCTGTGA
- the PPP4C gene encoding serine/threonine-protein phosphatase 4 catalytic subunit isoform X1 — translation MGELSDLDRQIEQLRRCELIKESEVKALCAKAREILVEESNVQRVDSPVTVCGDIHGQFYDLKELFRVGGDVPETNYLFMGDFVDRGFYSVETFLLLLALKVRYPDRITLIRGNHESRQITQVYGFYDECLRKYGSVTVWRYCTEIFDYLSLSAIIDGKIFCVHGGLSPSIQTLDQIRTIDRKQEVPHDGPMCDLLWSDPEARHGRLQVALQRDRPHRLVRPQLLLQVRERGGHLGAGRAPAEGVHHLRGGAAGDAGDPLQEAGGRLLPVTCASPPALPTSPTGHPCPLGPPRPRETWGVPPKTANAGGI, via the exons ATGGGGGAGCTGAGCGACCTGGACCGGCAGATCGAGCAGTTACGGCGCTGCGAGCTGATCAAGGAGAGCGAGGTGAAAGCCCTCTGCGCCAAAGCCCG GGAGATTTTGGTGGAGGAGAGCAACGTTCAGCGGGTCGATTCGCCCGTCACC GTGTGCGGCGACATCCACGGGCAGTTCTATGATCTCAAGGAGCTCTTCAGG GTTGGCGGGGACGTCCCCGAGACCAACTATTTGTTCATGGGGGACTTCGTGGATCGGGGTTTCTACAGCGTCGAGaccttcttgctgctgctggccctCAAG GTCCGTTATCCCGACCGCATCACGCTGATCCGGGGGAACCACGAGAGCCGGCAGATCACCCAGGTCTACGGTTTTTACGACGAGTGCCTACGGAAATACGGTTCCGTCACCGTTTGGCGCTACTGCACCGAGATCTTCGACTACCTCAGCCTCTCCGCCATCATCGACGGCAAG ATCTTTTGCGTGCACGGGGGCCTCTCGCCTTCCATCCAGACGCTGGACCAGATCCGCACCATCGACCGCAAGCAGGAGGTGCCCCACGACGGTCCCATGTGCGACCTCCTCTGGTCCGACCCCGAGG CTCGTCATGGAAGGCTACAAGTGGCACTTCAACGAGACCGTCCTCACCGTCTGGTCCGCCCCCAACTACTGCTACAG GTGCGGGAACGTGGCGGCCATCTTGGAGCTGGACGAGCACCTGCAGAAGGAGTTCATCATCTTCGAGGCGGCGCCGCAGGAGACGCGGGGGATCCCCTCCAAGAAGCCGGTGGCCGACTACTTCCTGTGACGTGTGCgtcccccccggccctgcccacGTCCCCCACAGGTCACCCGTGTCCCCTGGGGCCACCCCGTCCACGGGAGACCTGGGGCGTCCCCCCCAAGACGGCCAACGCCGGTGGCATCTAG